One Eptesicus fuscus isolate TK198812 chromosome 13, DD_ASM_mEF_20220401, whole genome shotgun sequence genomic window, CACAAATTATCTCAATTGTAACAGTCTAATTTGAAGATTCATCTTTCCTCTCACTATGAACTAGTGAGGTAAGCGATTGTCTGAGCAATACAATGATACTTAACTGAGTGTGTTTTATAACCAGAGATTAGAGTCATGTTCTGTGATATATTTCTTTAACCTTCCCATTCCTTCAGATATATTTACTGACCTCCACTGTATTATGATTATATTTGGTCAATGAAGAAAAACCAGCAGTAGCTGAGATGGTGGAAGAAGGGAATCCTAGTGGggttcttttgtgtttgtttgtttgtttgtttgcattttttcctTGTTTCTATCTCCTGTCACTGTCCATGGTGCTTTAAGACTACAAACCCTGAGGGTGTCCCCTCTATTATCCCAGCACTAACTGTCTCTGATAACATCATCCCTCCCCTTGCAATTTCAAGTTTTGCTTCAGTAATATCTACTTAGTATTAGAAGTATCTGAAATTTTTACTCTAAACTATCCATATCAATGTGTATTGGGTTaatataggaatatatatatatatatatatatatatatatatatatcacaaaatatatatatatatatatatatatatatatatatatatatatatatatcccaaaattatatatatatatatattttttttttcaagttccaTCTAGAACTTGAAAATGTGGCCTTTTTGGATAAAATAAAAGGCCTTTGCAGTTGTATCAAATTAAGTTGTATCAAATTAAGGAAATAAGATCATCCTGACTTAAAGTAGACACTAAATCCCTGACCAGTGACCTTATGAGACAGTAAGGCATAGAAAGTTTAGAAAACAGATGGAGACACAGAGGacaccatgtgaagacagaggcagagattggggaTGCACCCAAGAACCAAGCAACCAAGAAGTTCAAGAGCCACCAAACGCTGGAAGAAATGAGGAAAGATTCTTCCTTAAAGCCTTCAGAGGGAGTGAGAACCTGCCAACACTGTGATTTGGGACTCTGAATTCTAGCACTGTGAGAGACCTAATTtttgttgtgttaagccactcaATCTGTAGTAATCTGTTACAGCAGATCAAAGAAAGTAATACACCATATAAATAGTCTTttcattaaaatgattttatgtgAATCATCTGGAATGATTGAATTCTGTATCATTTGGGGGCAATaatttggtggggttttttgtttttcttttgaaagtaaaATCAAAATAgttatcttttaattaaaaaattgcatCAAAGTAACATCAAGTGGTAGAAATAATATTTGCCCAAGAATGAGTATTACATGTGTTTGTTCAAGAATGCTTACTAAAGGTTTTTTATAGTGCAAAAGCAAGCtggaagcaaagggaaggccctCTCAGCTGGAACCCCCTAACACACTGGAAAACATCTGCAGCAGCAACTCTGCAGAGCTTTTCAACAATATGCGTCAGATCCACTTCTCTGAGGACATCCCAAGCTTTGCTGACATGTGAGAAAGAATGCACATGTATGTAGGTCATAGCTCTatgtttataaaacaaagaagGATCGCACTCCATAATCTCATGTAGCATTTTGCGTGTGCTTGTCAGTAGTGGGCGTGTATTCAGATTAGCAGTATCTGGGAGGATGTGGACAAGAAGAGAATATTGCCTTCCTCACAGTGATAGAATTTCAAACAATTTCTGATTtagttattatgtttttatttagattttggaCTTGTTACAAAGAAATtataatacataaaacaaaaaaataactttcttattGTTCTAATTGCGGTATAATGATATATgacattatattggtttcaggtgtagaaGATAAAGACTTGATGTTCgtctatattgtgaaatgatcaccacaataaatctgcTTAACATCCATTGCCATATAAAGTtatgaaacattattttcttaagatgaggacttttaagatctactcacCTAGCAACGTTCAAATATGCAAtagagtattattaactatagtcacctaGGTCACATCCTATGACTTATTTTTCATATAACTCCAAGTTTCTGTCTTTTGCCCGCCTTCATCCATTTTGCCCTCCCCACAACCCTGCTTCTGGCAACCACCTCtactctgttctctgtttctaagaaaatattggtttgccctagctggtttggctcaatggatagagcatcggcttgtggactgaagggttccaggctggattctggtcaagggcacatgcctaggtttcagggccgatccccagtagggggcatgcagaaggcagcctgtcaatgagtctctctcatcattgacgtttctatctctggCTCCcactaccttcctctctgaaatcaataaaaatatatttaaaaaagaaaaagaaaatattggctTCTTCATAGTGGCaagatttcaaataatttctgatttatttattattatatttttatttattgtttggaTCCATTACAAAAAGAATGTAATATGTaactcaaaaaataatttttattcagtaaataaaaactacataacaaataaaaaagcagCTATTactaaatatgaaagaaaaaggatgaaTTATGTCACTTTGATTTTTGTATTGATATTTTTCGTTTATTTTAGAACACTGTAGAACTCTGAGAATCACGATTCAACATTCTCACCATGTAAAGAAGATGGATTTAAGCTCATAATTTGCACTCCAATCAAAGCTGAAAATTTGGATTTCTCACCTTCATTATGATACAGGAAATTGAAATGGAACTGATACTAAAACACTTTGGAGATCATAGAATCCTACATAAGTACAGCATGTGTGTGTTAATAATTAATCAGGTAAATAACTGAAACTAATTTGGACCAAACCCCTTTTAATAAGAAAAGATACTggtttatctttatttatatctGTTTCTATGACttactatagaaaaaaatatatatatgctatattaAAGATtaattctatgatttttttcactaaaaatatttttagaatttattttcttcttaagaaTAGTAGGCATAAAATAGAATACAAACATgggatttttcatttctttgtcatCTTTGTTTTTACTCTTTGtacttttatttgctttaaagcatactttttttgttgttgttgttctaaccTCTATTTTCCAAATCACCTTATTCTTTTTTGGGGAGATAGGTTTCTgttaaccttaaaaataaaaagccaaagtgAGAGGTAGCAGCATTTATTTCAGATTTAAGAAAATAGCTACTTGGGTAGCACTGATTAAGacagaaacccaaatagtgttTGGCGTTCTGAAATAGAGGCAAGggttatttatataaaaggtaaGGGAACCCTTCAATTCCATTAAAATGCAAAcctactatatattttattgtattgctaTCTTTAGATTTAGTATATGTTCACCATCAGATtcagtttttctctttaatattatgATATAAAATGCTAGAATttgaatacaaaatatatatataaattcctcAATCTTCtctagtcaattaaaaaaaatcaaaaggataaATGATTAATTTCACTATTTTTACAGATGGAACACTACAAAATACCAACCAGAAGCGAATTTCACTTCAATGATCGAGTTTGTTCTTTGGGGATTTTATTGTGTTCCCAATCACTGAAGGTTTCTTTTTAtgacatttttcttgtttatgtGATACTACTTATGGGGAAAGGCATTATTATTCTAATAACCAGGCTTTCCAAACCCCCATGTATTTTTTTCCTCAGTAATATTTTCTTCCTGGAAATCTGTTATGTCTCTGTCACTCTTTCCAGAATATTCACAAATCTTTGGACTCAGAAAAGTATCCTATTTTTCTTTGCCCGTATTACAAAAGTATGCTTTATCTTTATGCTTGGGAACACAGAATGCTTTCTCCTGACAGTAATGGTCTGTGACCTCCATGTGGCCATTTGTCACATTCTGCTCATGGTTATGAACCATGAGCTCTGTATCTGGCTGATGATGACTGGCTGTTGGATGAGTGGAATTCCAGTCACATTAGGGCAGACATTCCATATTTTCTCTCTGCCATTTAGTGGATCTAACCAAGCTAATCACTTCTGTGACATCCTCCCAATGCTCAAGCTGGCCCTTGGGAACACTTTTCTGAATGAGATGCTGGTCTTGACAGTTGCTGTGCTGTTGATGATGATCCCCTTTTTGTTGACACTTGGCTCCTACAGTAAAATCATGTCTACCACCATGAAGTCACCAACGCGTTCTCCTCTTGCTCATTTCACAACATAGTTGTGGCTCTATTCTGTGTATCTGGAATCATTACATATTTATAACCTGAATCCAAACACTCTTCTAGAACAAATTTATCTCTCTTTTCTATATATTGTTACCCTGATATTTAACCCCATGATATACATTCTGAGGAATAAGGATGTCATGATGGCATTGAGAAAATGTCTCtcttaattttattaaacacacaTTAACCACTGATTGGAATATATGTCCCCCCTACTCCATTTTGGCTTTGGTCTAATCAGAAGTTATcatgtgcttttcttttctgcttaCTCATTCTTAAACTTGCCATTTGTGGCTGGACTTTTTGATATTAAAGTTATATCCCAAGTGATTGTACTTCtaataaaaaaactaatattttagaaaattgtatATTTAGGGGACTAGTCTCTGTCAGCACAAATTCACTGCTGATTTGACACTGTTTACAGAATATATATAGTATCTTTTTTCTAGTAATGCATGTCCCTATGTTTTTCCCTAAAAACCATAATGTACAGTTTAGTTCCTCTCTccatttattgttattaattactttaaaaagatatcagTTTGTAAAGAGTACTGTGTATGGAAAGCCTATagagaatatttgttgaatgactataGGACACTTGAATATGTAAAAGTTTTCAGTGTAGAAAAGatggtattttaataaacattaatttaaatgagtataatgtattttaaaaaagaacatgacCTTTACTTCAcataatttaggaaaaaaatcctGATAATTTGTAAACCTAAATATGAAATGCAGCATGACTCTTTTCAAGGTTTATGTATATGGTCTTCATGACCTTGgctgtgaaaaaaatcatttaaataagaGTAGTAGCCATAGTGAAAAACAGTGATATGTGGAACAGAATTGATGATGAAGTACTCCTCATCCAAAGAAGCCATTCAGTGCGAACTTTTCATTGCAGAGGGTCCACAACACCACATATGAAGAAGTACTCCAAGTTCAAAACAGAAAACTCAGGAGGAAAATTGAAAGGAAACATGATGAGGAATTTTacacaaaataaaggataatccAAAtgaccaggaaaataaaaataactcattaGTAAACAGTAAAAGGCAATTTAAAACCAAATGAGATCTATGACACActcctcagaaaaagaaaaaattgtagcTGAATAAATCAAGACTAACCATACTGCAGGTGTAAAGGATATGGAGCAATGGGAGCTCTCATGGCTGCAGGCATGTGGATTGGGACAGCACTCTAGCAGACAACCTGCTTTCATCTgaagaaactattttaaattttattttaatctaccttttaatgaaatatattggggtgatatttgttaataagattatataggtttcaagtgcacaattctatgATATGCCATTgtgcacccaccagccaaagtcaaatcttctgtcaccatttatttgaccccctttaccctttacttcgaactccccacctccttccctctggtgaccaccatactgttgtctgtgtctatgaggttttgtttgtttgtcttgtttgttcatttgctgtTTTCAGTTTTACCTCGCATATATGAGTGATATCATATGGTTCAtgactttttctctctgacttatttcactaagcatgatattctcaagacccatccatgttgttgcaaatgccaCTATTTCAACTTTTTCTgatggctgagtagcattccactGATTATCTTACTCCCAGGCATGTACTAGcagaaatacatacatatgtgtgccaggcacacatctgagaatttttatatttacatcatTTTATGTTAAATCCTTCTCAAATTAGTATGGAAATTATTTTGACAACATCATACAGGGGAGAACCAGATAGTAATAAGAGTTAATAAAACACAATTACATACAACATAAATCAAGTATATTGTTGAGAAAAACAAGCCATAATCTTGCTGTATATATGCCTTTAGTTAAGGTTAAAAGACAGTATTTAGAATGTccattacatatatctccttctcttttctaaatgttatttaacatatatttacaATGAACCATAATCTaatactctttatttttatgCCACACTTCTATTTTTCCTGAAACTAATTCAGAAAAATGAGTTGCCttttacctcaaaaaataatcaacaacaaaaatatattccaaagtGGCAATAGTACTGATTTGTTTTGGATAAATGAATCAAGCCTATGAAGAACTTACTGAAAACCAAGCCACATACATTTTCcaagatttaaaacaaataaagaaataacgTCCATATTTGTTTATGATTCATTGAGTCATAGCAAGCCAGTCTTCCTGTTGGAAGCACTAGAAAATTTAGCATAAATTATAAAACTCATATTTTAGAGGCATCATAGAGCTctgggagaaaaatgaaaacatgacaatatcaaaattaatttcaattaaGCCAGTAAGAGATAACCCACATGATTATTTTTACTTAGTTGGTTTACAATCTTTTGCAATTACAAACTTGTTGCAATACTATGTTACTGCATAACTCTATATGCATGCATGTTTAATTGATTGaatcaaaaataaacacaattggTCAATGGCGCCTGCTTCATGTTTTATATACATAATGCATAGGAAATATCTCAGACTTTTTAAACTAAGTCATTGTTcagattaaaacataaaattttacaaataaagtttaGTATCTGTATATATGTTTAAGGGATTATTTTCCTATCTTTTCTGTgaaatatttcttcatttgtgtagttcatttttctatttatagttTGGACTGTTCCTCAGTATTTAAGAATAAGCCAAGAGCACTTTACCTGAGATatcatttgtaattattttttccattatatcAATTCTATTTGACTTTATTTTGGGGAGTTTGTGTCTTTTTATCATGCAGACTTATTTATTATTACATAGGAAGCTTTTTTTTCAACTTCAGTGTCCTTTATTCTAAATTTTGAGTTATAGTTAAAACTTCCTTACTCCAAAAttataaaatccttttttttttcttagaatactTTTATCATTTCACTCTCTAAAACCTTTAAGCTTGTGTATTATTTGGAGTTCTTCTTACTATAATATAGAGTATTAAGAAAATATAaggtttattatttttcccaCTAAGGCTGCTAACTTGTCCCAGTAGCATTTATTCTTTATGTCCATAATTTGCCAATTTGGTAAGCTCTCTCCATTAAGTAAATTCTCGCTTGTATTTGAGCCATTTTCTGAAATTTATACTCTGTGGCATCAGAAGATCTTtctacccatgcatgaaattACTCTGTGCTCATTAATAGGCTCAGAACTCCGTTTCGGCTGAGCTGCTTGTTAGATGTGCATCTGCAGTAGCTCAGCCTGGCTGCCTCTCGCCCCTTTGCTGTGCTGTGTCCCATCTGGTTCCCCTGAGGCCTCTCACCACCTTCCTCTCTGTTTTCCACGATGACAAATGGCTCCTGATACTTTGTAATAAACTTTCCTAGTCACTTTCCAGCATCACGTGACTATAGGAGTTCCCAATCTTGTCAATGTTTTCTCTTCATAAGCATAAACCCTTAGAAGTCACTATTTACTAAATAATAGGAAGCAACAGCCTATGTTTGTTATAAGAAATTGATTCCAACTCAAGATCTTAAACAATATAAGTGTTGAAAAAAATCTGTCTTTCCCAGAATTGAAGCCTGTTTTCTTGGCATCTTTTCTAATACCTCAGCTGGACTAGTGCCACATTCTCATTTTCTTAGAAGTAAAGTTTGAAagtataattgaaaatttaaatgtgttAGGTGGAAGAGATCCCTGGGGTAGAGATGACTTACTTTTATTTAAAGAGCACCTTTGATTTATAaagaacagaatattttaaaggtGGCTTCAATATCTTTGATGAAACAAGTATTTCACctacattaatttaaatatttaaacccTGTATAGTAAGAAAAATCAGCAACATCCAAAGTAAGAAAGGTAAATATGAACTATTTTATAAGATATTAAGCTTTagttaatatttcttaatttaaaattaatatttaacgTATAGTAGGAAATGTGTCTGTTTTAAAGCAACTCTTACgtattctaattttattaaattttacaaTGAAATGATGTTAAATCACTTTGAAATACTGTAAACTGTAGTATTGAAGAATATTTTTCAGGTACAggtaatattataaaatacttcattttGAGCCAACATGTAACAAATAAGtataatatttatgtattcaACTTGATATAGTAACAGgagatttaaattaaaacagtCCATGAATAAAGTACAACCATTAGGAaagcttaaaaaattattttaaaaaataaaataaaattaaggactTCTAATATAATAGAAATGTTTAAGTTCTATatgatgttttattaatttcaaggtttaatttgaaattttataccaaatacataaatatatttgaagCTTGGTTAGCTCTTTATAGCTAACaaattataatattgtatacattttcttaattatttggaTTTACTCAAGGAATGGAGActggcatttaaaataaaatgattaaacattgaattttattttccttgattaATAAGTACTTAAACATTTAcaagaaaatagagaaatttaGATAATTTTGTTAAAGCACAAAAGTAGATCTCTGCTTTTTCAATCTTGCTCCCCTCtcgagaaaaacaaaaacaaatctgaCATATTTCATGAAATAGATTTATGATTTCATCACCAAAATTGGGTTTGTACAGTTAGAAACTGCATATATATTTTAGCACCAGAAATCACTTTATTTAAATAAgggttaaattattttattaaatgctgcCATTCATAAATGCAATACATAAAAATTGGAATcttattacattatatatttatccttttctcccttttaagAATAATGATTTCACTTAAACAATTTTTGATGCTTTACTCAGTTTGGGAATCAGGCATTTTCTAAGACCTATATTGTTCCCAGGTAGAAAATAGTCACAGCCCTTGCCTCCAGATCATTAGTAATGGTAAAAGAAAAGTCATCAAAAGGAAGTAGCCAAGTTGCAAGACTATGGCTGGGTAGTGAGAGTAATCATGGTATTAGGCCCACAGATTAGAGACAATAACATAAGCAAAAATATTGGCAGAGAATTAATCCAGTTTTAACACTCTGATTGATAGCTTTAAGATCTtagtcctttttcattttaaacatgtgctacaaagaaaaagtaaattagaGGGTATTTTTAATTGCAGCTTAGAAGAAagagtaaaatttaatttaaatgagtttgaaataacaataataatagctagcatttaGCAATGCTTTCATAAATGCCAGAACTCCTTCAAATTACTTTGGATATCTTAAATGCATTAACTCATATAAAAATCCTGTGTTTAACGTAAGTTAGCCAAGGGAAATTAAGCAACTTGCATAAGGCCACACAGCATGCAGGTGGGAAGCTAGAATTAAAATCCTGTGCATCTTGGTAGGAATATATTGTTTATCCATGACACTATAGTTCCACTGTGTTGGGTGAACATGGTTCACCAGGACAGAGAAATGAAAGGCAGGGCTGGGACCAATCTTGAGTCAAGATATGCTTGGGATACAATATCTAAGGAGGAACACACGTTCAGGATTGTATAATACGGAATCAGCCAGCCCTGAAAATGAGTGAGTGACTCTTAAATTTTGTACCCGAGGGGTGTCACTCACCTTCCTTTATCCCTGTACTgatgaaagaaaagaatggaaaaagtaATCACCAAGTAACTCAATAACtccattaaatacattttttgctaGGCAATATGTTATATAACACTGGGGACTAAAAATTTAAGAACATAATATCATattcataattataattataggATAATAATTAAAATTGATAGGCAATTTTAccaatatgatttcatttaattatcacaaaTAAAGAAGCGAACCATATTAAACACTTGCTTTATTTAACACAGATTTAGGAATTAGGATTCAAACTGAAGtccaattaaacacacacacaaaaattaaaatataataaaataataaaataaaaaaataaaataaggcccTGACTTGCAATCATAAAACCTTTGTGCAAATGATCAAAGTAGCCATCATTAGTTTCAATTAtctttattcctaaaaaaaaaagtgagaaatggTTACCTAAAGTGCTGTGTTTTAAGGAACAACAAAAATAGCGGAGGGGCACATAGGGTAAATATCACAGGCAACATAGTTCTCCTCCTGCCCACATACATGCACATTCCCGGCCATTCCTGTTTTCCCAGGGTTTCCCTCTTTACTGTTTCTATCTGTATCTGTGTTCCCAGGCAACTTTTCCAGAATAAAACTCTCTTATTTTCCCTACTCGGTAttctactaaaaaaataatttgttttataccactatgtacaataaaatattatctccTCTTTTTTAAACTACCTAATAATATGAACTGTACAATAAAGACATGTATATTCAAGATAATCGAGTGACGTAAGGGAAAGAAGGATTGCCACAAGCAGTTGAAAATGTATACAGAAGATAATTTTTGACATAGAGCTGGATTGTCAAGAACTGTAATTCATTAAAAGTTAGATCATATGGCAAAGCTATGGGTCTATCTTTAACAACTCCCAATTTTGCCAGTCTCTATGCGGAGCGGGACATAGTTTGGTTTATTTGGGGTTCTATTCAGGAAGTACAAACAATGATCTTAAAGGAAATTTCAAGAAATTTTACAGTGATAAcctatcaggggtcctcaaactttttaaacagggggccagttcactgtccctcacaccgttggagggctggactatagttttaaaaaactatgaacaaattcctatgcacactgcacatatcttattttgaagtaaaaaaacaaaacggcaaaaacacccgcatgtggcccttgggccatagtttgaggacacctgaccTATAGTATCTACACTGAGAGAATGGGAAATGTATCAATAGTAATATtgttaaattagaaataattgcAGTGATCATGAAAACCAATCTCAACATCCACAAACAATTTAAAGAACAGGCATTGATccatgaagataaaaataaaagcacacagTAAATTTCCTCTTCCCACAGATGAAACACCAAGAAAAAACACCAGCAGAAAATCTAACTAAATTGATGGAATTTGTTCTCTTGGACTTTGCTGATGTTCCTCATCTCCAGTGGTTTCTATTTGGATTATTCTTAATCATCTATATCATTATCTTGATGGGAAATAGCATCATATTTCTAATTACAAAACTGGACCCTGCTCTCCAGACCCCCATGTATTTTTTCCTTGGcaatttttcctttttggaaaTCTGCTATGTATCAGTTACACTCCCTAGAATGCTCACGAATCTTTGGACCCAACGAAGAACAATATCTTTAGTTGCTTGTGCTACACAAATGTGCTGGGTTCTTATTCTGGGAGCCACGGAGTGTTTCCTTCTGGCcgtgatggcctatgaccgctaCTTGGCCATTTGTAACCCTCTGCACTATCCTCTAGTTATGAGCTACAAAGTCTGTGTCCAGCTGGTGGCGGGCTCCTGGATCAGTGGAGTTCCAGTCCAAATAGGGCAGACCGTCCAgattttctctctgcctttttgtGGTTCTAATCTCATCAACCACTTTTTCTGTGACATCCCCCCAATTGTCAAGTTGGCCTGCGGGAACACCTTTGTAAATGAAATGATGGTCTACATAGTTGTAGTGCTGTTTGTCATGGTTCCATTTCTGTTGATACTACTCTCCTATGGCAAAATCATctctacaatttttaaattgccatCAGCCACGAGTCGGGGCAAAGCCTTCTCCACGTGCTCATCTCATCTTATAGTGGTGGCACTATTCTTTGGATCATGTATCATCACATATTTAAGACCCATGACCCAAGACTCAGCAGGAGCTGACAAAGTGCTGTCTCTTTTCTACACGATCGTGACTCCCTTATTTAACCCCATGATATACAGCCTAAGGA contains:
- the LOC129151328 gene encoding olfactory receptor 10AG1-like translates to MGKGIIILITRLSKPPCIFFLSNIFFLEICYVSVTLSRIFTNLWTQKSILFFFARITKVCFIFMLGNTECFLLTVMVCDLHVAICHILLMVMNHELCIWLMMTGCWMSGIPVTLGQTFHIFSLPFSGSNQANHFCDILPMLKLALGNTFLNEMLVLTVAVLLMMIPFLLTLGSYSKIMSTTMKSPTRSPLAHFTT
- the LOC103290996 gene encoding olfactory receptor 10AG1; protein product: MKHQEKTPAENLTKLMEFVLLDFADVPHLQWFLFGLFLIIYIIILMGNSIIFLITKLDPALQTPMYFFLGNFSFLEICYVSVTLPRMLTNLWTQRRTISLVACATQMCWVLILGATECFLLAVMAYDRYLAICNPLHYPLVMSYKVCVQLVAGSWISGVPVQIGQTVQIFSLPFCGSNLINHFFCDIPPIVKLACGNTFVNEMMVYIVVVLFVMVPFLLILLSYGKIISTIFKLPSATSRGKAFSTCSSHLIVVALFFGSCIITYLRPMTQDSAGADKVLSLFYTIVTPLFNPMIYSLRNKDVIMALRKLLGK